Genomic segment of Paenibacillus sp. FSL R5-0912:
CAGAGGGAGGACAGGCAGATTGATATGCTGATAGAATTTGGCGTTGACGCGGCAGATATCTATGTAGACAAAATGACAGGTGCGCATATGGAGCGTGAGCAACTAAAAAAACTACAGCAGGTGCTTCGTCCTGCTGACACTGTGGTTGTAGAGAGTCTTAGCCGACTGTCAAGGTCTACGAAGGATTTGCTTTCGATTTTAGAAGATTGGGATAAGCGTGATATTGTGTTTGTCTCTTTAAAAGAGAAGCTCGATTTTTCCTCGACCACAGGAAAACTAATTCTGACCATTCTCAGTGCAATAGCTCAATTCGAGAAAGACATGATTCGGGATAGGGTCATGGAAGGTCTTGCGGCAGCGAAGCAAAGAGGTCGCGTTGGCGGACGCCCCAAAACTCCAAAATTTAGAATTGAGGATGCCTTGAAACTGTATGCGGCAAACATTTATTCGGTGTCAGAGATCTCGAAACGAACGGGGGTATCACGATCTGTGCTGTATCGCACTCTAAGGGAAGAAGCCAATCAAAGTTTAACGGCTAAAAATGAAGGCAAGTAGCTGTGCAGCAAAAATGGCCCAGAAACTACTAGACGAAATGCCATCATAAATGAAGTGTTCTTTCATGAATACTGATTTACTGACTACAACATATGCATGGTTACGTAAAGAGGCGATGGCTTCACGGCTTATATGGCTGTTACCGCCTAGTGACATTGTTCAAAAAATAGGACATTCGATTGCTGGAAGGGTTCCTTACTCGTCTCGTTAAAATGAAAACCGCACTTTTATTGACTCTTGGGAAGGTAATTTAATCTCAGGGGTCTTTTTTTATATGGAGAAACGGAATTTCAAAGGACAGTAGCTCACACCTGCACTCAGGGGGTTCTCATGTTTTATGCCTTGATTGCGATTGCGCGGAAGGACTGCACAGGCGTGTCATGAGTTGGACGAGCAGTTCGAGTTAAGGGGTAGTGACTTATCTCTGCCGTTCAATGCGCTGGCATTTCATATGGGAACATACACGGTTCCCATATGAATGGACACTTCCCGTTGATGATGAGGTTGCAACGGAGACTGTGTTACATCAGGGCGAAACAAAATGGATTTAACTAATACGTATTCATTTGGGGGTGAAAATCTATGTTGTTAAAGCGAGCTGTTCTTTATTTGCCAAATGCAGATCACTTGAACCTTTTCCAGCATGAGTCATTAAACGCACTCTATGATCTTGCAAGGAGTACTGGTTGTGAGGTGACGCACCTTTACTGTGGGTTGGGTGAGGATTATGAGCATCTGGTTAGCGATGCGCTGGCTGGGAGGTTTCAAGTCATTGTAGCTATGGAGCTTTCTCCGTTACTGGCATGTACCGATCT
This window contains:
- a CDS encoding recombinase family protein, with amino-acid sequence MASKKFGYTRTSKMIQREDRQIDMLIEFGVDAADIYVDKMTGAHMEREQLKKLQQVLRPADTVVVESLSRLSRSTKDLLSILEDWDKRDIVFVSLKEKLDFSSTTGKLILTILSAIAQFEKDMIRDRVMEGLAAAKQRGRVGGRPKTPKFRIEDALKLYAANIYSVSEISKRTGVSRSVLYRTLREEANQSLTAKNEGK